One window of the Bradysia coprophila strain Holo2 chromosome X unlocalized genomic scaffold, BU_Bcop_v1 contig_26, whole genome shotgun sequence genome contains the following:
- the LOC119069105 gene encoding general odorant-binding protein 83a-like, producing the protein MNIVFSVSLTKMKSAVLLIVIGATLCLSQEIRRDKQYPPAEFLKALQPIHDVCVAKHGVTDAAIQQFSDGEIHEDEAMKCYMNCLFHEARVVDENGEVHLEMVHELLPESMKDIALNMGKKCLYPKGETQCDRAFWLHSCWKKADPKHYFLPGQHVWYLLE; encoded by the exons ATGAACATCGTATTCTCAGTTTCACTTACAAAAATGAAGTCCGCAGTTCTGTTGATAGTAATCGGTGCTACACTGTGTCTCAGCCAGGAAATTCGTAGAGATAAACAG TATCCGCCTGCAGAATTCTTGAAAGCGTTGCAACCGATACATGATGTTTGTGTAGCTAAACATGGCGTTACCGATG CGGCCATTCAGCAGTTTAGTGATGGCGAAATCCACGAGGATGAGGCAATGAAATGCTACATGAATTGTTTGTTCCACGAAGCGAGAGTGGTTGATGAAAACGGGGAAGTTCATTTAGAAATGGTCCATGAATTGTTACCAGAATCGATGAAAGATATTGCCCTGAATATGGGTAAAAAGTGTCTATATCCGAAAGGCGAAACACAGTGCGATCGGGCCTTTTGGCTGCACAGTTGTTGGAAAAAGGCCGATCCCAAG cATTACTTCTTGCCGGGACAACATGTTTGGTATCTCCTTGAATAA
- the LOC119069103 gene encoding uncharacterized protein LOC119069103, whose translation MNEYFSTKQCDFIKSPGIVKLMNCGSLENLHRNANFQPKFSDGLCLAYKHILAPNATFNFRYVLSQTLPSGMRMGCILRPKMRDHIIDTPQLEADINPSSLTTNLSVQYHPIPALRLRFSAQLLPRVWLQNDRGDRKWHDNISLCAEYYARHSTSTISLYNPSPNSGRLTLTQLKSYSSRLAFGFELLTEWENHNLSVIIPAIGGRYFLRDKSIAATLSFRGIDFTFWHLINCDNQLATSFIYNRKNNRSLGTVFYQWMYDDIRVRGSIDSDGAIGVTCFSRINDLGCNAELSLLHCIPTQKFSLGLKFEFDSAFD comes from the exons atgaaCGAGTATTTTTCAACGAAACAATGTGATTTCATAAAATCGCCGGGAATTGTTAAACTTATGAATTGTGGATCGTTGGAGAATTTACACAgaaatgcaaattttcaaCCGAAATTTTCAGACGGGCTTTGTTTGGCATACAAACACATCTTAGCGCCAAATGCAACCTTCAATTTTAGATATGTGCTTAGCCAAACATTACCATCCGGAATGCGAATGGGATGCATATTGAGGCCGAAGATGAGAGATCATATCATT GACACGCCACAGTTAGAAGCTGACATCAATCCGAGTAGTTTGACAACAAATTTGAGTGTCCAGTACCATCCGATCCCTGCACTTCGTCTCCGATTTTCGGCTCAATTGTTGCCGAGAGTATGGCTTCAAAACGATAGGGGTGATCGAAAATGGCACGACAATATTTCTCTTTGCGCTGAGTATTATGCCAGACATTCCACAAGTACGATAAGTCTGTATAATCCGAGTCCGAATTCAGGCAGACTCACGTTAACACAATTAAAAAGCTACTCGTCTAGATTGGCATTCGGATTTGAGTTACTGACGGAATGGGAGAACCATAATCTATCGGTTATTATACCGGCTATTGGTGGAAG ATATTTTCTACGAGACAAATCAATAGCCGCCACACTGTCATTTCGAGGGATTGATTTTACGTTTTGGCACTTAATCAACTGCGACAATCAACTCGCAACGTCGTTCATATATAACCGTAAGAATAACCGCTCACTCGGGACCGTTTTTTATCAGTGGATGTATGATGATATACGTGTACGAGGGTCTATCGATTCGGATGGTGCAATTGGTGTAACATGTTTTAG TCGAATCAATGATCTCGGATGTAATGCGGAACTGAGCTTGTTGCATTGTAtaccaacacaaaaatttagtcTCGGACTAAAGTTTGAATTcgattcggcattcgattag
- the LOC119069102 gene encoding lariat debranching enzyme-like, giving the protein MKVAIAGCIHGEVERMYKVLESIETEKDCRVDLLLCCGDFQAVRDEMDLESMTRTKDYHDLGTFHKYYNGESTAPVLTIFIGGNHEASNYLQELPFGGWVAPNIYYLGYAGCVNINGLRVGGISGIYKKYNYRRYHHEFPPYTEDSKRSVYHVRELEVFRLKQLSSKIDIFMSHDWPRNIDKFGDEMTPTDLISMNPNFESDIKNDCLGSPANKEILDHLQPSYWVAAHLHCRFSAEIQHGSSTKTKFLALDKAVHDAIERKFIEILDIDVEPEESPLSYDLEWLTVLHNTQHLVTGKTKFSSMPKENGPVRWNFTPTSEEKELILSKFDDDLIVPINFCRMGKSVLKGKPQSNPQTSKFCSTLNVDDPLCIAMAGIN; this is encoded by the exons atgaaagttGCGATAGCAGGTTGTATTCACGGTGAAGTAGAGAGAATGTATAAAGTTCTTGAATCAATCGAAACTGAAAAAGACTGCAGGGTTGACTTACTGCTTTGTTGTGGTGATTTTCAAGCAGTACGAGATGAAATGGATCTCGAATCGATGACACGTACCAAAGACTATCACGACCTGGGAACGTTTCATAAATATTACAATGGCGAAAGCACGGCACCGGTGCTGACAATTTTCATTGGAGGAAATCATGAGGCGTCGAATTACTTACAAGAGTTACCGTTTGGAGGATGGGTTGCGccgaatatttattatttgggCTACGCTGGTTGTGTGAACATTAATGGTCTGCGTGTCGGCGGAATATCGG gaatttataaaaagtACAACTACCGTCGATATCATCACGAATTCCCACCGTACACTGAGGATTCGAAACGTAGCGTTTACCACGTCCGTGAATTGGAAGTTTTCCGATTGAAGCAATTATCCagtaaaattgacattttcatgTCGCATGACTGGCCGAGAAACATTGACAAATTCGGCGATGAAATGACTCCAACAGACCTGATATCAATGAACCCAAATTTCGAATCGGACATCAAAAATGATTGCCTTGGAAGCCCGGCCaataaagaaattctagaTCATTTACAGCCATCGTATTGGGTCGCAGCTCATTTGCACTGTCGGTTTTCTGCTGAGATACAACACGGTAGCTCAACGAAGACGAAATTTTTAGCTCTGGATAAAGCTGTACACGATGCAATCGaacgaaaatttatcgaaattcttGACATTGATGTCGAGCCGGAAGAAAGTCCATTGTCATACGATTTGGAATGGTTGACCGTTCTACACAATACTCAGCATTTGGTCACTGGTAAAACGAAATTCAGTTCAATGCCGAAGGAAAATGGGCCAGTCCGATGGAATTTCACACCGACATCTGAGGAAAAGGAGTTGATCTTATCGAAATTCGATGATGATCTAATTGTACCGATCAATTTCTGTCGTATGGGAAAATCTGTGTTGAAAGGGAAACCACAGTCGAATCCACAAACATCAAAGTTTTGTAGTACATTGAATGTTGATGATCCGTTATGCATAGCAATGGCGGGAATCAATTAG